ATGAGGGATATTTTCTATTTAAGTGCAAATATTACCTCTTAACCACATAAACTTCTTATTACTCTTTGTCTTTTTGGTAATGTTTAATAACGCCATTGAGAATTACAGTAATTACAATTATCAGGGCTCCAATATAAAATTCTTTACTCATTTTTTCTTTTCCACCAAGGATAAAATAAGCTAAAATAATCCCATAAACCGGCTCTAAATTTGTCGTTAACATAACCGTATATGGTGATAATTTCTGCATGACTTTCACAGAAGCGGTAAATGCATAAGCGGTACAAACAGAAGCTAATATCAAAATCAATACCCAATTATTTACGGTTAAAACAAAAAAATCAAAGGAGAATTTTTGTTGGAACAAAAAGTAGAAAGTTATAAAAACAAAACCGGCTAAAAATTCATAAAAAGAAATTACCGACGGATCATGACGCTCGATTAATTTACCGTTCATTAACGTGAATAAAACGCCTAAAATAATAGAAGTTAAAGCATAAAGCATCCCATCCAAATAATTAATTTCGACTTGCATAATGAGTGCCAATCCTGCAATAATAATTAATCCGAAGAAAACTTCATACCAAAGCACTTTTCTGCCATAAAAAATAGGTTCCAACAAAGAGGCAAAAAAAGCTCCCAATGAAAAAACCGATAGTGTAATGGATACATTCGAAACATGAATGGCTTTAAAGAAAAAGATCCAATGTAGGGCAATCAGCAAGCCGACAAACACTAATTTCAATAATGAGCGTACCGGAATCTGGAAGGATTTTTTTTTGAAAACAATAAAAATAGCCAGAAAAAAACCGGCAAAAAGCATTCGATACCATACCAAAGCATCTGCAGTGATTGTGATCAAAGCTCCCAAAATAGCAGTAAAACCCCAAATAAATACTATTAAATGAAGATTTAAGTAACTCTTTAAATTATCGTTTCGCATTGCGCAATAAGTAAATGGCTAAAATTCCGAAGGCTATATTAGGTAACCAAACGGCCAACATTGGAGGAATACTTGATTTTTCGGCTAATACTCCGAAGATTTTATCAAAAAAGACAAATGCAAAAGCAAGTGCAATTCCTATTGCTAAATTAGTTCCCATTCCTCCTCTTCGTTTCATAGAAGAAACTGCAACAGCAATAACTGTAAGTATAAATGCAGAAACCGGAATACTATATTTTTTGTATAAAACAACCAAATACACATTGATATTTGAAGAACCACGACTCTTTTCTTTTTCAATAAAAGCATTTAATTTACCTAAACTTAAAGTCTCTGCAATGTAAACTACTGGTGTTAAATCTTCTAAATCAAAAATAAATTTAGCCTTTTTTTCAGGTACTTTTTCTATTTTGTCACCCAGTTTCCCCACGGTTCTTTTCGTATAATCATAGAGTGTGTAGGTACTATCTTTTGGATTCCATTTAATTCTGCTTGCCGTTATTTTATGTACCAGTTTCTCTTCTTTAAACTTTTCTAACGAAAAATTAAATGCAGTCTTAGATTCGGTATTAAAACTATTTACATAAATAAATTCATCATCACTAATTTGTCTGTAAACATCTGTATTATCGCCCATCATAGCTTGCTTTCCATCATTCCTCAGATAAGTGTATCTAAAGCTGTTGAAACCTTCACTGGAAGCAGGAACAATAAAAAAACCCATTAACAACACAAAAACAGATATAATAGACGCACCAATAATATAGGGTCTTAAAAAACGAGTAAAAGATATTCCGGAACTTAGAATAGCTATAATTTCGGTATTATTTGCCAATTTAGAAGTAAACCAAATCA
This region of Flavobacterium lacustre genomic DNA includes:
- a CDS encoding DMT family transporter; translated protein: MRNDNLKSYLNLHLIVFIWGFTAILGALITITADALVWYRMLFAGFFLAIFIVFKKKSFQIPVRSLLKLVFVGLLIALHWIFFFKAIHVSNVSITLSVFSLGAFFASLLEPIFYGRKVLWYEVFFGLIIIAGLALIMQVEINYLDGMLYALTSIILGVLFTLMNGKLIERHDPSVISFYEFLAGFVFITFYFLFQQKFSFDFFVLTVNNWVLILILASVCTAYAFTASVKVMQKLSPYTVMLTTNLEPVYGIILAYFILGGKEKMSKEFYIGALIIVITVILNGVIKHYQKDKE
- a CDS encoding LptF/LptG family permease, which codes for MLTIIDKYILKRYLATFAVMLLLFIPIGIVIDVSEKINKMLENKVPFLEIAIYYYHFTVYFANMLFPIFLFLSVIWFTSKLANNTEIIAILSSGISFTRFLRPYIIGASIISVFVLLMGFFIVPASSEGFNSFRYTYLRNDGKQAMMGDNTDVYRQISDDEFIYVNSFNTESKTAFNFSLEKFKEEKLVHKITASRIKWNPKDSTYTLYDYTKRTVGKLGDKIEKVPEKKAKFIFDLEDLTPVVYIAETLSLGKLNAFIEKEKSRGSSNINVYLVVLYKKYSIPVSAFILTVIAVAVSSMKRRGGMGTNLAIGIALAFAFVFFDKIFGVLAEKSSIPPMLAVWLPNIAFGILAIYLLRNAKR